In Musa acuminata AAA Group cultivar baxijiao chromosome BXJ2-8, Cavendish_Baxijiao_AAA, whole genome shotgun sequence, one genomic interval encodes:
- the LOC135620300 gene encoding porphobilinogen deaminase, chloroplastic-like isoform X1 translates to MRTTTHHPLITAPCNLWPRPRPTSAPVLPSGSRRPRRGALVVRAAVVVEQEVKTKISLVRIGTRGSPLALAQAYETRDKLMASHSELAEEGAIDIVIIKTTGDKILNQPLADIGGKGLFTKEIDEALLEGSIDIAVHSMKDVPTYLPDGTILPCNLPREDVRDAFICLTAKSLAELPAGSVIGTASLRRQSQILYRYPSLKVVNFRGNVQTRLKKLNEGEVQATLLALAGLKRLNMTENVTAILSIEEMLPAIAQGAIGIACRSNDDTMANYIASLNHDDTRLAVACERAFLETLDGSCRTPIAGYAYRDSDGNCVLRCLVASPDGTRVLETSRKGLYALDDMVAMGKDAGKELLSKAGPSFFDW, encoded by the exons ATGAGAACCACCACGCATCACCCTCTCATCACCGCCCCTTGCAACCTGTGGCCTCGACCAAGGCCGACCTCGGCTCCTGTGCTCCCCTCTGGATCTAGACGCCCCAGGAGAGGGGCCTTGGTCGTCAGAGCTGCGGTGGTTGTGGAGCAGGAGGTCAAGACCAAGATCTCCCTTGTGAGAATTGGCACCAGGGGCAG TCCACTAGCACTTGCGCAGGCCTATGAGACCCGGGATAAGCTCATGGCATCACATTCAGAGCTAGCCGAGGAAGGAGCCATTGACATAGTAATTATCAAGACAACAGGCGACAAAATACTCAATCAACCACTTGCTGACATTGGTGGCAAGGGTTTATTCACAAAAGAGATAGATGAGGCCCTCTTGGAAGGTAGCATCGATATTGCAGTTCACTCGATGAAGGATGTGCCTACATATCTTCCGGATGGGACAATCTTGCCATGCAACCTTCCGCGAGAAGATGTAAGGGATGCATTCATTTGCTTGACTGCAAAGTCTCTTGCGGAGTTGCCTGCTGGAAGTGTTATTGGAACTGCTTCCCTTAGGAGACAATCTCAAATTCTATATAGATATCCATCATTAAAG GTTGTTAACTTCAGGGGAAATGTCCAGACACGATTGAAGAAACTCAATGAAGGTGAAGTCCAAGCAACATTGTTAGCCTTGGCAGGGCTAAAACGGCTAAACATGACCGAAAATGTCACAGCTATACTCTCTATTGAAGAAATGCTTCCAGCAATTGCCCAAGGTGCTATTGGAATAGCTTGTAGAAGCAATGATGATACGATG GCTAATTACATAGCTTCACTAAATCATGATGATACTCGGTTAGCTGTTGCTTGTGAAAGGGCATTTCTTGAGACCCTGGATGGGTCTTGTCGTACACCAATTGCAGGGTATGCATATCGTGATAGTGACGGAAATTGTGTTTTAAGATGTTTGGTTGCTTCTCCAGATGGAACCAGGG TACTGGAGACATCAAGAAAAGGCTTGTATGCTCTCGATGATATGGTTGCAATGGGAAAGGATGCAGGGAAGGAGTTACTTTCAAAGGCTGGCCCAAGTTTCTTTGATTGGTAA
- the LOC135581502 gene encoding alkaline ceramidase-like isoform X1 encodes MEDSGMSSFWGPVTSTTELCEENYAHSSYIAEFYNTISNIPCILFALIGLTNALRQRFEKRFSVLHISNMILAIGSMIFHATLQHVLQQSDETPMVWEMLLYLYVLYSPDWHYRSTMPTFLFLYGAAFAVAHSLVRFGIGFKIHYVGLCLLCIPRMYKYYIQTKDASAKRLAKLYVATIFLGTICWLFDRMFCKKLSHWYINPQGHAWWHVLMGFNSYFANAFLMFCRAQQLGWEPQVVHLFGVFPYVKIHKPKKQE; translated from the exons ATGGAAGACTCAGGGATGTCAAGCTTTTGGGGACCTGTTACATCCACTACAGAATTGTGCGAGGAAAACTATGCCCATTCTTCATATATTGCAGAATTTTACAACACCATATCAAATATTCCTTGCATTCTTTTTGCACTTATTGGCCTTACAAATGCCCTTAGACAAAGGTTTGAGAAAAGATTCAGTGTGCTTCACATTTCCAACATGATACTCGCAATCGGGAGCATGATATTTCATGCCACATTGCAACATGT ACTGCAGCAAAGCGATGAAACACCAATGGTATGGGAGATGTTGCTTTACCTTTATGTTCTTTACTCACCGGACTGGCACTATAGGAGCACTATGCCTACTTTTCTTTTCCTCTATGGTGCTGCCTTCGCTGTTGCTCATTCATTGGTGCGTTTTGGAATAGGATTCAAGATACACTATGTTGGCCTTTGTCTTCTATGTATCCCGCGGATGTACAAGTATTACATACAAACAAAAGATGCGTCTGCTAAACGGCTAGCCAAGCTCTATGTTGCGACAATATTTCTCGGGACTATATGCTGGTTGTTCGACCGGATGTTCTGCAAGAAATTATCACACTGGTATATTAATCCGCAGGGTCATGCGTGGTGGCATGTGCTTATGGGATTCAACTCATACTTTGCGAATGCATTTTTGATGTTCTGTCGGGCACAGCAGCTGGGTTGGGAACCGCAAGTTGTTCACCTCTTTGGTGTATTCCCATATGTGAAGATTCATAAGCCCAAAAAGCAGGAGTGA
- the LOC135581502 gene encoding alkaline ceramidase-like isoform X2, with translation MEDSGMSSFWGPVTSTTELCEENYAHSSYIAEFYNTISNIPCILFALIGLTNALRQRLQQSDETPMVWEMLLYLYVLYSPDWHYRSTMPTFLFLYGAAFAVAHSLVRFGIGFKIHYVGLCLLCIPRMYKYYIQTKDASAKRLAKLYVATIFLGTICWLFDRMFCKKLSHWYINPQGHAWWHVLMGFNSYFANAFLMFCRAQQLGWEPQVVHLFGVFPYVKIHKPKKQE, from the exons ATGGAAGACTCAGGGATGTCAAGCTTTTGGGGACCTGTTACATCCACTACAGAATTGTGCGAGGAAAACTATGCCCATTCTTCATATATTGCAGAATTTTACAACACCATATCAAATATTCCTTGCATTCTTTTTGCACTTATTGGCCTTACAAATGCCCTTAGACAAAG ACTGCAGCAAAGCGATGAAACACCAATGGTATGGGAGATGTTGCTTTACCTTTATGTTCTTTACTCACCGGACTGGCACTATAGGAGCACTATGCCTACTTTTCTTTTCCTCTATGGTGCTGCCTTCGCTGTTGCTCATTCATTGGTGCGTTTTGGAATAGGATTCAAGATACACTATGTTGGCCTTTGTCTTCTATGTATCCCGCGGATGTACAAGTATTACATACAAACAAAAGATGCGTCTGCTAAACGGCTAGCCAAGCTCTATGTTGCGACAATATTTCTCGGGACTATATGCTGGTTGTTCGACCGGATGTTCTGCAAGAAATTATCACACTGGTATATTAATCCGCAGGGTCATGCGTGGTGGCATGTGCTTATGGGATTCAACTCATACTTTGCGAATGCATTTTTGATGTTCTGTCGGGCACAGCAGCTGGGTTGGGAACCGCAAGTTGTTCACCTCTTTGGTGTATTCCCATATGTGAAGATTCATAAGCCCAAAAAGCAGGAGTGA
- the LOC135620300 gene encoding porphobilinogen deaminase, chloroplastic-like isoform X2, translated as MASHSELAEEGAIDIVIIKTTGDKILNQPLADIGGKGLFTKEIDEALLEGSIDIAVHSMKDVPTYLPDGTILPCNLPREDVRDAFICLTAKSLAELPAGSVIGTASLRRQSQILYRYPSLKVVNFRGNVQTRLKKLNEGEVQATLLALAGLKRLNMTENVTAILSIEEMLPAIAQGAIGIACRSNDDTMANYIASLNHDDTRLAVACERAFLETLDGSCRTPIAGYAYRDSDGNCVLRCLVASPDGTRVLETSRKGLYALDDMVAMGKDAGKELLSKAGPSFFDW; from the exons ATGGCATCACATTCAGAGCTAGCCGAGGAAGGAGCCATTGACATAGTAATTATCAAGACAACAGGCGACAAAATACTCAATCAACCACTTGCTGACATTGGTGGCAAGGGTTTATTCACAAAAGAGATAGATGAGGCCCTCTTGGAAGGTAGCATCGATATTGCAGTTCACTCGATGAAGGATGTGCCTACATATCTTCCGGATGGGACAATCTTGCCATGCAACCTTCCGCGAGAAGATGTAAGGGATGCATTCATTTGCTTGACTGCAAAGTCTCTTGCGGAGTTGCCTGCTGGAAGTGTTATTGGAACTGCTTCCCTTAGGAGACAATCTCAAATTCTATATAGATATCCATCATTAAAG GTTGTTAACTTCAGGGGAAATGTCCAGACACGATTGAAGAAACTCAATGAAGGTGAAGTCCAAGCAACATTGTTAGCCTTGGCAGGGCTAAAACGGCTAAACATGACCGAAAATGTCACAGCTATACTCTCTATTGAAGAAATGCTTCCAGCAATTGCCCAAGGTGCTATTGGAATAGCTTGTAGAAGCAATGATGATACGATG GCTAATTACATAGCTTCACTAAATCATGATGATACTCGGTTAGCTGTTGCTTGTGAAAGGGCATTTCTTGAGACCCTGGATGGGTCTTGTCGTACACCAATTGCAGGGTATGCATATCGTGATAGTGACGGAAATTGTGTTTTAAGATGTTTGGTTGCTTCTCCAGATGGAACCAGGG TACTGGAGACATCAAGAAAAGGCTTGTATGCTCTCGATGATATGGTTGCAATGGGAAAGGATGCAGGGAAGGAGTTACTTTCAAAGGCTGGCCCAAGTTTCTTTGATTGGTAA